In a single window of the Cupriavidus basilensis genome:
- a CDS encoding MarR family winged helix-turn-helix transcriptional regulator: MTQASLDERGMLELGPLTPSVIADYCGATRSSATGLLDWLQTRELLAREHRKDDRRSLELVLTGKGREILDQALPSFWRACAHLTRELSDEDCQTLQTILAKVWRGVKQGR, translated from the coding sequence TTGACTCAAGCCTCGCTGGACGAGCGCGGCATGCTGGAGCTTGGCCCCCTGACGCCGTCGGTCATCGCTGATTACTGCGGCGCGACCCGCTCCTCGGCAACCGGGCTGCTGGACTGGCTGCAGACGCGCGAACTGCTCGCGCGGGAGCATCGCAAGGACGACCGGCGCAGCCTGGAGCTGGTGCTGACCGGCAAGGGCCGCGAAATTCTCGACCAGGCGCTGCCGTCCTTCTGGCGCGCCTGCGCCCACCTCACCCGCGAGTTGAGCGACGAGGATTGCCAGACGCTGCAGACGATCCTGGCCAAGGTCTGGCGCGGCGTCAAACAGGGCCGGTAA
- the msrA gene encoding peptide-methionine (S)-S-oxide reductase MsrA, translated as MTTQTSTGFSWWTRSSAAKVAGLVMLAAGLLAWQRVANSAEDAVRIPPPALDEKASTAPTETAVFAGGCFWGVQGVFQHVRGVKQVTSGYAGGAASTAQYETVSGGDTGHAESVQITFDPAQVSYGRLLQIFFSVAHNPTQLNFQGPDHGTQYRSAVFPLNAEQRSVAQAYIAQLGKANVFKAPIVTRIEDYKAFYPAEGYHQNFLTLHPSHPYIVINDMPKIGYLKQMFPDLYRNDPVLLKVAGS; from the coding sequence ATGACCACGCAAACTTCAACCGGTTTCTCCTGGTGGACGCGCTCGTCCGCCGCAAAAGTCGCTGGCCTCGTCATGCTGGCGGCGGGCCTGCTGGCCTGGCAGCGCGTGGCCAACTCGGCCGAAGACGCCGTCAGGATCCCGCCGCCCGCGCTCGATGAAAAAGCCAGTACGGCGCCAACGGAAACGGCCGTGTTCGCCGGCGGCTGCTTCTGGGGCGTGCAAGGCGTGTTCCAGCACGTGCGCGGCGTGAAGCAGGTCACGTCCGGCTATGCCGGCGGCGCGGCCAGCACGGCCCAGTACGAGACCGTCAGCGGCGGCGATACCGGGCATGCGGAATCGGTGCAGATCACGTTCGACCCGGCGCAGGTCAGCTACGGACGCCTGCTGCAGATCTTCTTCTCGGTCGCGCACAACCCCACCCAGCTCAACTTCCAGGGCCCGGACCACGGCACACAGTACCGCTCGGCGGTGTTCCCGCTCAACGCCGAGCAACGCAGCGTGGCGCAGGCCTATATCGCACAGCTGGGCAAGGCCAATGTGTTCAAGGCACCCATCGTCACCCGCATCGAGGACTACAAGGCCTTCTACCCGGCGGAGGGCTATCACCAGAATTTCCTGACCCTCCATCCTTCGCACCCGTACATCGTCATCAACGACATGCCCAAGATCGGCTACCTGAAGCAGATGTTTCCCGACCTGTATCGCAACGACCCGGTCCTGCTGAAGGTGGCGGGCTCGTGA
- a CDS encoding cytochrome c biogenesis protein DipZ, with translation MFLLILAYLGGALTILSPCILPVLPFVFSRADQPFVRSGLPLLAGMALTFAAVATLAAVGGGWVTQANQYGRWLAIALLAVFGLTLLLPRLAERLMHPLVSAGSRLSAFAQADGGQVRPGSSFLLGIATGLLWAPCAGPILGLVLTGAALRGASAGTTLLLVAYAGGAATSLAVALLIGGRVFTAMKRSLGAGEWVRRGIGAAMLLGVVAIGLGLDTGVLARVSTVATGGIEQQLVDKLSAKQAQAGNGAAMATTSGAMMRATSLQTGESAAAALPVEGQFPGLGGAVEWLNSPPLTAEALRGKVVLVDFWTYSCINCLRTLPYVKAWAQKYRDQGLVVIGVHAPEFAFERNLDNVKKATRDLGIDYPVAVDNNFAIWRAFNNQYWPAHYFIDAQGQIRFHHFGEGEYAKSEQVIQQLLAQAGHADAAKVAMGISHADAQGLQGVQMAADTAEIQSGETYLGYERAQNFASPGGEAQDKAHTYTAPANPALNDWGLAGTWQVGAEQATLAGASGRIVYRFHARDLHLVLGPGKDGKPVRFRVSVDGGAPGAARGTDVAADGSGTVTEQRLYQLVRQTGKVADRTFTIEFLDPGVEAYAFTFG, from the coding sequence ATGTTCCTCCTTATCCTCGCCTACCTTGGTGGCGCGCTCACCATTCTCAGCCCGTGCATCCTGCCCGTGCTGCCCTTCGTGTTCTCGCGGGCCGACCAGCCCTTTGTGCGCAGCGGCCTGCCGCTGCTGGCCGGCATGGCGCTGACCTTCGCGGCGGTGGCAACGCTGGCGGCGGTGGGCGGCGGCTGGGTGACCCAGGCCAACCAGTACGGACGCTGGCTGGCCATAGCCTTGCTGGCCGTGTTCGGCCTGACGCTGCTACTGCCGCGCCTGGCCGAGCGGCTGATGCATCCGCTGGTAAGCGCGGGCAGCCGGCTGTCCGCATTTGCCCAGGCCGATGGCGGACAGGTCCGGCCCGGCTCGTCGTTCCTGCTCGGCATTGCCACCGGCCTGCTGTGGGCGCCTTGCGCTGGCCCGATCCTCGGCCTTGTGCTGACCGGTGCGGCGCTGCGCGGCGCCAGCGCCGGCACCACGCTGCTGCTGGTGGCCTACGCGGGGGGCGCGGCGACGTCGCTGGCGGTGGCCTTGCTGATTGGCGGCCGGGTCTTTACCGCGATGAAGCGCTCGCTGGGCGCGGGGGAATGGGTCCGGCGCGGCATTGGCGCGGCCATGTTGCTCGGCGTGGTTGCCATCGGGCTGGGGCTGGACACCGGTGTGCTGGCCCGCGTCTCGACCGTGGCCACGGGCGGCATCGAGCAACAGCTGGTCGACAAGCTCTCGGCTAAGCAGGCGCAAGCCGGCAACGGCGCGGCCATGGCCACGACGTCCGGCGCGATGATGCGCGCAACCAGCCTCCAGACTGGCGAGAGCGCCGCCGCGGCACTCCCCGTGGAAGGCCAGTTTCCCGGGCTGGGCGGCGCCGTGGAGTGGCTGAACTCGCCGCCGCTCACGGCCGAGGCGCTGCGCGGCAAGGTGGTGCTGGTCGATTTCTGGACCTATTCGTGCATCAACTGCCTGCGCACCCTGCCCTACGTGAAGGCCTGGGCGCAGAAGTACCGCGACCAGGGGCTGGTGGTGATCGGCGTGCATGCGCCGGAGTTTGCCTTCGAGCGCAACCTCGACAACGTGAAGAAGGCCACGCGCGACCTCGGCATCGACTATCCCGTGGCGGTCGACAACAACTTCGCGATCTGGCGCGCCTTCAACAACCAGTACTGGCCGGCGCACTATTTCATCGATGCGCAGGGGCAGATCCGCTTTCACCACTTCGGCGAAGGCGAGTACGCGAAATCCGAGCAGGTGATCCAGCAACTGCTGGCGCAAGCGGGCCATGCCGATGCGGCGAAGGTGGCCATGGGCATCAGCCATGCCGATGCACAAGGCCTGCAAGGCGTACAGATGGCTGCCGACACGGCGGAAATCCAGTCCGGCGAAACCTACCTTGGCTATGAGCGGGCGCAGAACTTCGCCTCGCCCGGCGGCGAGGCGCAAGACAAGGCGCACACTTATACCGCGCCCGCAAACCCTGCGCTCAACGACTGGGGCCTGGCCGGCACCTGGCAAGTGGGTGCGGAGCAGGCCACGCTGGCGGGCGCCTCCGGGCGGATCGTCTACCGTTTTCACGCGCGCGACCTGCATCTGGTGCTGGGGCCGGGCAAGGACGGCAAGCCGGTGCGGTTCCGGGTGAGCGTGGACGGCGGCGCGCCAGGCGCAGCGCGCGGCACCGATGTGGCTGCGGATGGCAGCGGCACAGTGACCGAGCAGCGGCTATACCAGCTGGTGCGGCAGACGGGCAAGGTGGCCGACCGCACGTTCACGATCGAATTCCTGGACCCCGGCGTGGAGGCTTATGCCTTCACCTTCGGCTGA
- the msrB gene encoding peptide-methionine (R)-S-oxide reductase MsrB — MGSRRRFLVSGSAAVAALAAASGWRALAAGPANAANAGKPAETFEVVRSDAQWRQMLSASQYSVLRQEGTERPYSSPLNDEHRAGIFACAGCQLDLFSSRTKFDSRTGWPSFWAPLENAVRTNEDRSFGISRTEVHCRRCGGHLGHVFDDGPKPTGLRYCMNGVAMTFKPQAA; from the coding sequence ATGGGAAGCAGAAGGCGCTTTTTGGTATCGGGCAGTGCCGCCGTGGCGGCGCTAGCGGCCGCGAGCGGCTGGCGCGCGCTGGCGGCCGGCCCGGCAAACGCGGCGAACGCGGGCAAGCCCGCCGAAACCTTCGAGGTAGTGCGCTCCGACGCCCAGTGGCGCCAGATGCTCAGCGCAAGCCAGTACAGCGTGCTGCGCCAGGAAGGCACGGAGCGGCCCTACAGCAGCCCGCTGAACGATGAGCATCGCGCCGGCATCTTCGCCTGCGCCGGATGCCAGCTCGACCTGTTCTCGTCGCGCACCAAGTTCGACAGCCGCACCGGCTGGCCCAGCTTCTGGGCGCCGCTGGAAAACGCCGTGCGCACGAACGAGGACCGCTCCTTCGGCATATCGCGCACGGAGGTGCATTGCCGGCGCTGCGGCGGCCACCTGGGCCATGTGTTCGATGACGGCCCCAAGCCGACCGGGCTGCGCTACTGCATGAACGGCGTGGCGATGACGTTCAAGCCGCAAGCCGCCTGA
- a CDS encoding response regulator transcription factor, translating into MDHPKRILIVEDDVDIANVLSLHLRDERYEVVHSADGNEGLRLLAQGNWDALILDLMLPGVDGLEICRRARAMTRYTPIIITSARASEVHRILGLELGADDYLAKPFSVLELVARVKALLRRVDAMAKDLRIDAGSLELGGLSIDPLTREASVDGRRIELTSREFDLLYFFARHPGKVFSRMDLLNAVWGYQHEGYEHTVNTHINRLRTKIEADPAQPSRILTVWGHGYKLAAGTQGGAP; encoded by the coding sequence ATGGATCACCCCAAGCGCATCCTGATCGTCGAAGACGACGTCGACATCGCCAACGTATTGAGCCTGCACCTGCGCGACGAGCGCTATGAAGTCGTGCACAGCGCCGACGGCAACGAAGGCCTGCGGCTGCTGGCGCAGGGCAACTGGGACGCGCTGATCCTCGACCTGATGCTGCCCGGCGTGGACGGGCTGGAGATCTGCCGGCGCGCCCGCGCCATGACGCGCTACACGCCGATCATCATCACCAGCGCGCGCGCAAGCGAAGTCCACCGCATCCTTGGCCTGGAGCTTGGCGCCGACGACTACCTGGCCAAGCCGTTCTCGGTGCTCGAGCTGGTGGCCCGCGTGAAGGCGCTGCTGCGCCGCGTGGATGCCATGGCCAAGGACCTGCGCATCGACGCGGGCAGCCTGGAGCTGGGCGGCCTGTCGATCGATCCGCTCACGCGCGAGGCCAGCGTGGACGGCCGGCGCATTGAGCTCACCTCGCGTGAGTTCGACCTGCTGTATTTCTTCGCCAGGCATCCGGGCAAGGTGTTCTCGCGCATGGACCTGCTCAACGCCGTCTGGGGCTATCAGCACGAGGGCTACGAACATACCGTCAACACCCATATCAACCGGCTGCGCACCAAGATCGAGGCGGACCCGGCACAGCCCAGCCGCATCCTGACCGTGTGGGGGCATGGCTACAAGCTCGCGGCGGGAACCCAGGGAGGCGCGCCATGA
- a CDS encoding sensor histidine kinase, with translation MSFDLGLNLSRRLTLTQRLSLVFSVLLLACCGASAWLQFRSNDMREKEVIQDLSRGLAGHIARNASLMDANGLKPDALRRLFGQLMVVNPSVEVYLLDSQGRIQGHDAPAGHLQRQQVDLKPVQRLLAGEPLPILGDDPRSAGGRKVFSAAPLRVGGAEPAGYIYVVLLGEAHDELAARASANSVLRTTLWSMGLVALLGLLAGLMAFGLITRPLRRLTEAMRRFDADGAPETQPRVPRSPCGNARDEIVALEAAFAQMADRIAEQWRALTKQDQERRELVANISHDLRTPLTSLHGYLETLSLKADTLSEAERQRYLAIALAQSVKVGRLAQSLFELARLEHGIVQPALEDFSLVDLVQDVFQKFELPAEARHVRLRAGIPQRLPAVTADLGMIERVLTNLLDNAIRHTPAEGAIDVDLALRDGKVAVTVSDTGPGIPAELRESLFQRPFSAGGAHRGGGLGLLIVQRMLQLHHSQIRLVERAGSGTVFSFELPVSGGAGSAR, from the coding sequence ATGAGCTTTGACCTTGGACTGAACCTGAGCCGCCGCCTGACCCTGACGCAGCGGCTGTCCCTGGTGTTTTCCGTGCTGCTGCTGGCCTGCTGCGGCGCCTCCGCGTGGCTGCAGTTCCGCTCCAACGACATGCGCGAGAAGGAAGTCATCCAGGACCTGTCGCGCGGGCTGGCCGGCCATATCGCCCGCAATGCGTCGCTGATGGACGCCAACGGGCTCAAGCCGGATGCGCTGCGCCGCCTGTTCGGCCAGTTGATGGTGGTGAACCCGAGCGTGGAGGTGTACCTGCTGGACAGCCAGGGCCGGATCCAGGGGCACGATGCGCCGGCCGGGCACCTGCAGCGCCAGCAGGTAGACCTCAAGCCCGTGCAGCGCCTGCTGGCCGGCGAGCCGCTGCCTATCCTTGGGGACGATCCGCGCAGCGCGGGCGGGCGCAAGGTGTTCAGCGCCGCGCCGCTGCGCGTGGGGGGTGCCGAGCCCGCCGGCTACATCTATGTGGTGCTGCTGGGCGAGGCGCATGACGAACTGGCGGCGCGCGCCTCCGCCAACTCGGTGCTGCGCACCACGCTGTGGTCGATGGGGCTGGTGGCGCTGCTGGGTTTGCTGGCGGGCCTGATGGCGTTTGGCCTCATCACGCGGCCGCTGCGCCGCCTGACCGAGGCGATGCGGCGCTTTGATGCCGACGGCGCGCCCGAGACGCAGCCGCGTGTGCCGCGCTCGCCGTGCGGCAATGCACGCGATGAAATCGTCGCGCTGGAAGCGGCCTTCGCGCAAATGGCGGACCGCATCGCCGAGCAATGGCGCGCGCTGACCAAGCAGGACCAGGAGCGGCGCGAGCTGGTTGCCAATATTTCGCATGACCTGCGCACGCCGCTGACCTCGCTGCACGGCTACCTGGAAACGCTGTCGCTCAAGGCCGATACGCTTAGCGAGGCCGAGCGCCAGCGCTACCTGGCCATCGCGCTGGCGCAAAGCGTCAAGGTGGGGCGGCTGGCGCAATCGCTCTTTGAACTGGCGCGGCTGGAGCACGGCATCGTGCAGCCGGCGCTGGAGGATTTCTCCCTGGTGGACCTGGTGCAGGACGTGTTCCAGAAGTTCGAGCTGCCGGCCGAGGCGCGCCATGTGCGGCTGCGTGCCGGCATCCCGCAGCGCCTGCCCGCCGTCACGGCCGATCTCGGCATGATCGAGCGCGTGCTGACCAACCTGCTGGATAACGCGATCCGCCATACGCCGGCCGAAGGCGCCATCGATGTCGATCTTGCCCTGCGCGACGGCAAGGTGGCGGTCACGGTCAGCGATACCGGCCCGGGCATTCCCGCGGAACTGCGCGAAAGCCTGTTCCAGCGGCCCTTCAGCGCCGGCGGCGCGCATCGCGGCGGCGGGCTGGGGTTGCTGATCGTGCAGCGCATGCTGCAGTTGCATCACAGCCAGATCCGGCTGGTGGAGCGCGCCGGCAGCGGCACGGTGTTCAGCTTTGAGTTGCCGGTGTCCGGCGGCGCCGGCAGCGCACGCTAG
- a CDS encoding LysR family transcriptional regulator, whose translation MPNPGTPTLDQLKVFLTVVDVGSFAGAARKLSRATSVISYTIANLENQLGVALFDRKTTKKPQLTEAGRTVLAEARTVTMGIDGLRAKVKGLLQGLEAEVHLALDVMLPAARVVDALKAFREAFPTVALHLHMEALGAVTQMVLDGSAAIGVSGPLGAGVAGIERIWIGDVMLRPVAAPGHPLASGSPNLPGAGRHHVQLVLSDRSALTRGKDFAVISTHTWRLGDLGAKHMLLREGIGWGNMPVPMVQEDLDSGRLVLLDLPENHSNFYPFDAIYRTDTPPGPAASWLIERFSGQAAG comes from the coding sequence ATGCCAAATCCCGGTACGCCCACGCTGGATCAACTGAAGGTGTTCCTGACCGTGGTGGACGTCGGCAGCTTTGCCGGCGCGGCCCGCAAGCTCAGCCGGGCGACCTCGGTCATCAGCTATACGATCGCCAACCTGGAGAACCAGCTCGGCGTGGCGCTGTTCGACCGCAAGACCACCAAAAAGCCGCAACTGACCGAGGCGGGCCGCACCGTGCTGGCCGAGGCGCGCACGGTCACCATGGGCATCGATGGGCTGCGCGCGAAGGTCAAGGGCCTGCTGCAAGGCCTGGAGGCCGAGGTCCACCTGGCGCTGGACGTGATGCTGCCCGCGGCGCGCGTGGTGGATGCCTTGAAGGCCTTCCGCGAGGCCTTTCCCACGGTAGCGCTGCACCTGCACATGGAAGCACTTGGCGCCGTGACGCAGATGGTGCTGGACGGCTCCGCCGCCATCGGCGTCAGCGGGCCGCTTGGCGCGGGCGTGGCGGGGATCGAGCGCATCTGGATCGGCGATGTGATGCTGCGGCCGGTTGCGGCGCCAGGCCATCCGTTGGCCAGCGGCAGCCCGAACCTGCCGGGCGCCGGACGGCATCATGTGCAACTGGTGCTGTCGGACCGCTCGGCGCTGACGCGCGGCAAGGATTTCGCGGTAATCAGCACGCATACCTGGCGCCTGGGCGATCTTGGCGCCAAGCACATGCTGCTGCGCGAAGGCATCGGCTGGGGCAATATGCCGGTGCCCATGGTGCAGGAAGATCTCGACTCGGGCCGCCTGGTGCTGCTCGACCTGCCCGAAAATCACAGCAACTTCTACCCCTTCGATGCGATCTACCGCACCGACACGCCACCCGGCCCCGCCGCCTCGTGGCTGATCGAGCGCTTCTCCGGCCAGGCCGCGGGCTAA
- a CDS encoding DoxX family protein → MSQAAQPNAQLNTRTNSHADTPAAAGVAVLGRVLISAIFLLSGASKLAAPAAMIGYIQSVGLPLPQVALAIAIVVEVVGGIALVLGYRTRLVAAILAVFSVATALAFHANLADQNQFIHFFKNIAMAGGLLQIVVYGAGRFSLDARRGNA, encoded by the coding sequence ATGTCCCAAGCCGCCCAACCCAATGCCCAACTCAACACCCGGACGAACTCCCACGCCGACACACCCGCCGCAGCCGGCGTGGCAGTGCTGGGCCGTGTCCTGATCAGCGCCATCTTCCTGCTCTCCGGTGCGTCCAAGCTGGCCGCGCCGGCCGCCATGATCGGCTACATCCAGTCGGTCGGCCTGCCGCTGCCGCAAGTGGCGCTGGCCATTGCCATCGTCGTGGAAGTGGTGGGCGGCATCGCCCTGGTGCTGGGATACCGCACCCGCCTGGTCGCTGCCATCCTGGCCGTCTTTAGCGTGGCGACCGCGCTGGCCTTCCATGCCAACCTGGCGGACCAGAACCAGTTCATTCACTTCTTCAAGAACATCGCGATGGCCGGCGGCCTGCTGCAGATCGTGGTCTATGGTGCCGGCCGCTTCAGCCTGGATGCACGCCGCGGCAACGCTTAA